One window of Entelurus aequoreus isolate RoL-2023_Sb linkage group LG06, RoL_Eaeq_v1.1, whole genome shotgun sequence genomic DNA carries:
- the emc10 gene encoding ER membrane protein complex subunit 10 isoform X2, with translation MGTHSINKMKPLLSFQATVVSSVLLFVCVDFGRCNNGRRVGDVMDAEFNDFSFPLEHSFEVDEVAKFQVRGALVLRAGREPSVSLSQNQLSEVDRVKLKEVAAVDGLYRIRVPRVSLQAERQTERQMEGYLTAFVKACAMVESHLSDVISLHTDVSGYLIGVSIVTLPGGCGGAEVEDEVDLEVFNTTLSVMAPVNAPGPETALFLERMEQETEKKGKNPQEQKSFFAKYWYLILGGAIFLMATNSAQPPAGGGREQS, from the exons ATGGGCACCCATTCGATCAACAAAATGAAGCCTCTATTATCATTTCAAGCAACAGTTGTTTCttctgttttgttgtttgtgtgtgtCGACTTTGGTCGGTGTAACAACGGCAGGAGG GTTGGAGATGTTATGGACGCAGAATTCAACGACTTCTCTTTCCCTCTAGAACATTCTTTTGAAGTTG ACGAAGTGGCCAAGTTCCAGGTACGTGGAGCTCTGGTGCTGCGAGCAGGTAGGGAGCCCAGCGTGTCCCTAAGTCAGAACCAGCTGTCAGAGGTTGACAGAGTCAAACTAAAG GAAGTGGCTGCAGTGGACGGTCTGTATCGCATCCGAGTGCCTCGGGTGTCCCTGCAGGCTGAAAGACAGACGGAGCGGCAGATGGAAGGTTACCTCACCGCTTTCGTCAAAGCC TGTGCCATGGTAGAGTCCCACCTGAGCGATGTCATCTCCCTCCACACCGACGTCTCAGGCTACCTCATCGGCGTCTCCATCGTCACATTACCAGGAGGCTGCGGGGGCGCCGAGGTGGAGGACGAGGTAGATCTGGAGGTGTTCAACACAACGCTCAGCGTCATGGCGCCCGTCAACGCGCCCGG ACCTGAAACGGCTCTCTTCCTGGAGCGCATGGAGCAGGAGACGGAGAAAAAAGGGAAGAATCCGCAGGAGCAGAAATCTTTCTTTGCTAAATAC TGGTATTTGATACTGGGAGGCGCTATCTTCCTCATGGCCACCAATTCGGCACAGCCCCCAGCAGGGGGAGGCAGAGAGCAGAGCTGA